One genomic window of Conger conger chromosome 7, fConCon1.1, whole genome shotgun sequence includes the following:
- the drd1b gene encoding dopamine receptor D1b, with translation MDLNLSTVLDSDLSEKDSSTRVLTGCFLSLLILTTLLGNTLVCAAVTKFRHLRSKVTNFFVISLAISDLLVAILVMPWKAATEIVGFWPFGSFCNVWVAFDIMCSTASILNLCVISVDRYWAISSPFRYERKMTPKVAFVMISVAWTLSVLISFIPVQLNWHKAQAAAGFPELNGTFREPPPDNCDSSLNRTYAISSSLISFYIPVAIMIVTYTRIYRIAQVQIRRISALERAAESAKNRHSSMGNSMESESSFKMSFKRETKVLKTLSVIMGVFVCCWLPFFILNCMVPFCEQGHPRGGADLPCVSSTTFDVFVWFGWANSSLNPIIYAFNADFRKAFSILLGCHRLCSSSNAIEIVSINNNGAAAHACNYEPKGHIPKESNVAYMIPHSILCLDEELQKREEDRAGMKALEKPSPTVSGDFDSEAEVSLEKINPTTQNGQHKL, from the coding sequence ATGGATCTGAACTTGTCCACGGTCCTAGACAGCGATCTGTCGGAGAAGGACTCGTCTACTCGGGTCCTGACCGGCTgcttcctctccctgctcatCCTGACCACGCTTTTGGGAAACACGCTGGTTTGCGCAGCCGTCACAAAGTTCCGCCACCTCCGCTCCAAGGTCACGAACTTCTTTGTGATCTCTCTGGCCATTTCGGACCTGCTGGTCGCTATACTGGTGATGCCGTGGAAGGCCGCCACGGAGATTGTGGGCTTCTGGCCGTTCGGATCCTTTTGCAACGTCTGGGTCGCGTTCGACATCATGTGCTCCACCGCCTCCATCCTCAACCTGTGCGTGATAAGCGTGGACCGGTACTGGGCTATATCGAGCCCCTTCCGCTACGAGAGGAAGATGACACCGAAAGTAGCGTTTGTGATGATCAGCGTGGCGTGGACGCTGTCCGTCCTCATCTCCTTCATCCCGGTGCAGCTCAACTGGCACAAGGCGCAGGCGGCAGCCGGCTTCCCCGAGCTCAACGGAACCTTCCGGGAGCCCCCGCCTGACAACTGCGACTCCAGCCTCAACCGGACCTACGCCATCTCATCCTCCCTCATCAGCTTCTACATCCCCGTGGCCATCATGATCGTCACCTACACGCGGATTTACCGGATCGCCCAGGTGCAGATTAGGCGCATCTCCGCCCTGGAGAGGGCGGCAGAGAGCGCCAAGAACCGGCACAGCAGCATGGGCAACAGCATGGAGTCGGAGAGCTCCTTCAAGATGTCCTTCAAACGGGAGACCAAGGTGTTGAAGACGCTCTCGGTCATCATGGGGGTGTTCGTGTGCTGCTGGCTGCCCTTCTTCATCCTGAACTGCATGGTGCCCTTCTGCGAGCAGGGGCACCCGAGGGGGGGCGCCGACCTGCCCTGCGTCAGCTCCACCACCTTCGACGTCTTCGTCTGGTTCGGCTGGGCCAACTCCTCCCTGAACCCCATCATCTACGCCTTCAACGCTGACTTCCGCAAGGCCTTCTCCATCCTGCTGGGCTGCCACCGCCTCTGCTCCAGCAGCAACGCCATCGAGATCGTCAGCATCAACAACAACGGCGCCGCGGCCCACGCCTGCAACTACGAGCCCAAGGGCCACATTCCCAAAGAGAGCAACGTCGCCTACATGATCCCCCACTCCATCCTCTGCCTGGACGAGGAGCTCCAGAAGAGGGAGGAGGACCGGGCCGGGATGAAGGCCCTGGAGAAACCGTCCCCGACCGTGTCGGGGGACTTCGACAGCGAGGCCGAGGTCTCCCTGGAGAAGATCAACCCCACCACACAGAACGGACAGCA